A genomic window from Populus alba chromosome 19, ASM523922v2, whole genome shotgun sequence includes:
- the LOC118050570 gene encoding disease resistance protein RUN1: MASSSSTNCWKHDVFLNFRGQDTRNTFTSHLHQALCNKGVHVYIDDELERGKEIAPALLQAIEQSRISIVVFSETYACSSYCLDELVKMLECKESKGQVVLPVFYNVDPSDVEAQNDSFGEPVLRAASCAAASTDKLLEWKEALTKAARLSGWHLDNGNEAKTIQSIVEKVLAILNRAFLHVADHPVGLDSHIQDLNCQLRLASNDVCMVGILGIGGIGKTTVAKAIYNEIANQFEGSSFLANVREMAKQNKVVELQQTLLSQILGDKNWSVGNIDFGISVIKDRLCSKKVLLVVDDVDNVDQLKRLAGEPDWFGAGSRIIITSRDEHVLVSHGVKFVHRVQELCRGDAFQLFSWHAFRNSQPKEEFMMHSSEAVTYAQGLPLALVVLGSFLYGRSVHEWESELDKLKQIPDEKIYEILKISYDGLEDGPQKAIFLDIACFFRGMDKDYVMKVFDACDFKPIIGVQVLIEKSLISIENNKLQMHDLVQAMGRKIVQQGSPNIPGRRSRLWFHEDIVHVLTENMGTDEIEAIMLDFHEPEEMHLSAKAFKKMKRLRILIIRNALLTVAPVYLSNELRWLEWPGCPLLSLPSTFHARKLVVLNMQRSFISHFEGFKVLNY; this comes from the exons ATGGCTTCTTCCTCTTCCACTAATTGTTGGAAGCATGATGTATTCTTGAATTTCAGAGGCCAAGACACCCGCAACACTTTTACTAGCCATCTACACCAAGCTTTGTGTAACAAAGGAGTTCATGTGTACATTGATGACGAGCTTGAGAGGGGAAAAGAGATTGCTCCTGCACTCCTCCAAGCTATCGAGCAATCAAGGATCTCCATTGTTGTTTTCTCTGAAACCTATGCATGCTCTTCCTATTGTTTGGATGAGCTGGTGAAGATGCTTGAATGCAAGGAATCGAAAGGGCAAGTGGTTTTGCCCGTGTTTTACAACGTGGATCCATCAGATGTAGAAGCGCAGAACGACAGCTTTGGAGAACCTGTGCTTCGTGCAGCTTCATGTGCTGCTGCAAGTACGGACAAGTTGCTGGAGTGGAAGGAAGCTCTAACAAAAGCAGCTAGATTGTCTGGGTGGCATTTGGACAACGG GAATGAGGCTAAAACTATCCAGAGCATTGTTGAAAAGGTCTTGGCTATATTGAACCGCGCATTCTTACATGTTGCCGATCACCCTGTTGGACTAGATTCCCATATCCAAGATTTGAATTGTCAGTTGCGCCTTGCATCAAACGATGTTTGCATGGTAGGGATTTTGGGAATCGGTGGAATAGGCAAGACAACTGTTGCCAAAGCTATTTACAACGAAATTGCTAATCAGTTTGAAGGTAGCAGCTTTCTTGCAAACGTTAGAGAAATGGCAAAGCAAAACAAGGTTGTTGAACTACAACAAACACTTCTTTCACAGATACTTGGAGATAAAAATTGGTCAGTTGGAAATATAGATTTTGGAATCAGTGTGATAAAGGACAGGTTGTGTAGTAAAAAggttcttcttgttgttgatgatgtggATAATGTGGACCAGTTAAAAAGACTAGCTGGAGAGCCAGATTGGTTTGGTGCAGGAAGTAGGATCATTATTACGAGTAGAGATGAACATGTGCTTGTTTCCCATGGAGTGAAATTTGTGCATAGAGTGCAGGAACTATGTCGAGGTGatgcttttcaacttttcagCTGGCATGCATTCAGAAATTCCCAACCCAAGGAGGAGTTCATGATGCATTCAAGCGAGGCAGTAACTTATGCCCAAGGCTTGCCATTAGCTCTTGTTGTGTTGGGTTCTTTTCTGTATGGTAGGAGTGTACATGAGTGGGAAAGTGAATTAGATAAATTGAAGCAAATTCCTGATGAAAAGATATATGAAATACTCAAAATAAGTTATGATGGCTTGGAGGATGGCCCTCAAAAGGCCATTTTCCTTGATATTGCGTGTTTCTTCAGAGGAATGGACAAAGACTATGTGATGAAAGTGTTCGATGCATGCGATTTCAAGCCAATTATAGGAGTCCAAGTTCTTATTGAGAAGTCTTTGATAAGTATAGAGAATAATAAGCTGCAGATGCATGATTTAGTACAAGCAATGGGCAGAAAAATTGTTCAGCAAGGATCTCCCAATATACCAGGCAGGCGCAGCAGATTGTGGTTTCATGAGGATATTGTTCATGTATTGACCGAAAATATG GGAACTGATGAGATTGAAGCAATAATGCTGGACTTCCATGAACCAGAAGAGATGCACTTGAGTGCTAAAGCATTTAAGAAGATGAAAAGACTTAGAATACTTATAATCCGCAATGCTTTGTTAACTGTGGCTCCTGTATATCTCTCAAATGAGTTGAGATGGCTTGAATGGCCTGGGTGTCCATTATTGTCACTGCCATCTACTTTTCATGCAAGAAAACTTGTTGTTCTCAACATGCAGCGTAGCTTCATCAGCCACTTCGAGGGATTCAAGGTTTTAAACTATTAG
- the LOC118050571 gene encoding citrate-binding protein, whose product LAWGPVDPTNGLISLPLNLSYYHIQKPYDVPEDQRYSFVDGVHKCWVYSTDKPHTLTSQTKPRTEIAIQGYNYSSGVWQFEGYGYVPYGTSGVCIMQVFGASAPRPTTLMVRVYNGSLMYYKGPVLVPNIYDQWFRLNVVHDVDSAKVKVYINGTLKIEADGRGGTSHAFKCGVYAQNNDSYYMESRWKGIKVLKKCD is encoded by the exons TTGGCATGGGGACCTGTTGACCCTACAAATGGTTTAATTTCCCTCCCGCTAAATCTATCATACTACCATATTCAGAAGCCTTACGATGTTCCTGAAGATCAGCGCTATAGCTTTGTCGATGGAGTTCATAAATGCTGGGTTTACTCCACGGACAAACCTCACACTCTTACTAGTCAAACAAAACCTCGTACTGAGATAGCTATACAG GGATATAACTATTCATCCGGGGTTTGGCAATTTGAAGGATACGGCTACGTGCCCTATGGAACATCAGGCGTGTGCATTATGCAAGTTTTTGGAGCTAGTGCCCCTCGTCCTACAACCCTAATGGTTAGGGTTTACAATGGCTCGCTCATGTACTATAAAGGTCCGGTCTTGGTTCCAAACATCTATGACCAGTGGTTTCGTCTAAATGTTGTTCATGATGTTGACTCGGCAAAGGTAAAGGTTTACATCAATGGCACCCTTAAAATAGAGGCAGATGGCCGTGGGGGCACATCTCATGCCTTCAAATGTGGTGTTTATGCCCAAAATAATGATTCCTATTACATGGAGTCTCGTTGGAAGGGGATCAAAGTATTGAAAAAATGTGATTGA